In a single window of the Leisingera daeponensis DSM 23529 genome:
- a CDS encoding efflux RND transporter periplasmic adaptor subunit, producing the protein MRIIPMLTAVVVTASLYMVVIQRDELMAFARGEDAPDAAQSEIAEGEGQALAQAEETRVGVVALKSKARTIGSAVILRGQTQAIRQVEVRAETTSTVVSEPLRKGTHVERGDVLCQLDPGTRDAALQEAQARLKEAEINLTAASKLSEGGYASETRLAASEAAERTAMAAVAAAQKELERLTITAPFAGLLESDTAELGSLLQPGSLCGTVIQLDTIKLVGYVPEAEVNKVELGATAGAELSTGQTVQGKVTFLSRSADPTTRTFEVEITVPNPDLSIRDGQTADIAISSAGSLAHKLPQSALTLNNEGQLGVRVVGSDSTVVFYPVQLLRDEADGVWLGGLPETADVIIVGQDFVTEGVAVAATYRETEQ; encoded by the coding sequence ATGCGTATCATTCCGATGCTGACCGCGGTGGTGGTGACAGCCAGCCTCTATATGGTGGTCATTCAGCGTGACGAACTGATGGCCTTTGCCCGCGGCGAAGATGCCCCGGATGCCGCTCAGTCCGAAATAGCAGAGGGCGAAGGCCAAGCCCTGGCCCAGGCGGAGGAAACGCGCGTGGGGGTCGTTGCGCTTAAAAGCAAGGCGCGCACCATCGGCAGCGCGGTGATCCTGCGCGGCCAGACCCAGGCCATCCGCCAAGTGGAGGTGCGGGCCGAAACCACGTCCACCGTGGTTTCCGAGCCGCTGCGCAAGGGCACCCATGTTGAACGGGGCGACGTCTTGTGCCAGCTGGATCCGGGCACCCGCGACGCCGCACTGCAGGAGGCTCAGGCGCGGCTGAAAGAAGCCGAAATCAACCTCACCGCCGCCTCGAAACTGTCCGAAGGCGGCTATGCCTCCGAAACCCGTCTGGCCGCCTCCGAAGCTGCGGAACGCACCGCCATGGCCGCGGTTGCCGCGGCGCAAAAGGAATTGGAACGGCTGACCATCACCGCCCCCTTCGCAGGACTGCTGGAAAGCGACACCGCGGAGCTTGGCAGCCTGCTGCAGCCCGGCAGCCTCTGCGGCACCGTGATCCAGCTCGATACCATCAAGCTGGTGGGTTACGTGCCGGAGGCTGAGGTCAACAAGGTGGAACTGGGCGCTACCGCAGGTGCCGAGTTGTCCACCGGCCAGACGGTTCAGGGCAAGGTCACCTTCCTCAGCCGCTCCGCCGATCCCACGACCCGCACCTTTGAGGTCGAGATTACCGTGCCGAACCCGGACCTCAGCATCCGCGACGGCCAGACCGCGGACATCGCGATTTCCTCGGCCGGCTCGCTGGCGCACAAGCTGCCGCAATCGGCGCTGACGCTGAACAACGAGGGCCAGCTGGGCGTGCGCGTTGTCGGATCTGACAGCACCGTGGTATTCTACCCCGTGCAGCTGCTGCGGGATGAGGCCGACGGCGTCTGGCTGGGCGGCCTGCCCGAAACCGCGGATGTGATCATCGTGGGGCAGGACTTTGTGACCGAAGGCGTCGCC